A segment of the Siphonobacter curvatus genome:
GTAGATTTTCAGACCATCGGTGTACAAATCCACGCGTTCGTCGTTGGCTTCGGCCCACTTGGCCACGGCTTCGGCAATGTATTTCTTGAAGTAGCCTTCATAACCCACGGCTTCTTCTTCCTGCAAGGCTTTTTCGCGGTCGGTACGCACACCCAGATCGAGGCCTGCAATGGAATCCGACTGAGCGGCGGTCAGGTAGCCGTACTTGGCCATCTGAGCGAGTACCACGTTCCGGCGTTCCTTGGATCGTTCCGGATTCAGAAACGGGTTATAGGTAGTTGTTGCTTTCTGAAGACCGACCAGTACCGCACCTTCCTGTACACTCAGGTCCTGGGGTTGTTTGCCAAAGTAAACGCGGGCCGCCGTTCGAACTCCGTAGGTGTTAGAGCCGAAATCGACCGTATTGAAATACATCAGCAGAATGTCCTGTTTGGAGTACTGCCGTTCGAGTTTCATAGCCGTAAGCCATTCTTTCGATTTAATGACAAACAAACCAAAAACGGGTATGGAGCCGAGTAAGCCTTTCCGGGCAATGCCCTGCTTCTTACGGATTTTAAACAGGTTTTTCGCGACTTGTTGAGTAATGGTCGAACCACCACCGCGTTGATTACCAGTAACGACCCCATACGCCACGCGACCCATGGCCGTCCAGTCAATACCGCCATGCTCGTAGAAACGGGCATCTTCGGTAGCGATCAGGGCATCAATGAGGTGCTTGGGGAGTTCATCAAAGTTCCGTACGGGGGTACGGTTTTCCGTAAAGAAACGTCCGATGGGTTTTCCATCCGCCGTATAAATTTCGGAGGCTACGGCCAGGTCAGGGTTGGCGAGCTCTTCGGTACTGGGCGTTTCGCCGGTGAGGTACAGGAAATTTGTTTCCAGTACAAACCAGTATACCAGCAGCAAAACGATAAGATTGATACCAAAACTGGCAATGCGACCTGGCCAGGGATGCCTGCGGCGGAAGGCCCGGTACGGAGCCCGGACCCGGTGTAGCCAGAAGTCGGATACGTTGGTTTCGAAGCGTACATAGGGTTGTCCGATGATTCGTACCAGCAGCATACGAATCAGGCTCCAGAGCTTACTAAAGATCCAGACGAAGGGAAACGTAATGATTTTCCAGAGCGTACTGAAAAAGACGCGTATTTTTTTCATGCGTGCGTAATAGACCTGCCAATGGGCGGATGGGGCGAAGTTAAACACTTCCCAGCAAAAAATAAGCCCTTCCGATATTAACTCAGAAGGGCTTATTTTTATTTTATCCGCCAGAGGCGTTGATTTTCTTAGGCTTCAGCAGGGCTGCAAAATTCTTCGAAAACCATTTCCAGGTGCTGAGCAATCACTTCAGCCGGACGACCTTCAATGTGGTGACGTTCGACAAAGTGTACCAGTTCACCGTCTTTGAACAGAGCAATGGCGGGTGAGCTGGGGGGGTAAGGTAACGTGTACTCCCGAACTTTCGCTGTAGCTTCCATATCCACACCTGCAAAAACCGTCGCCAAACGATCGGGTTTGAACTGAGAGTTATTCACGGCGTATTTCACACCGGGACGAGCGGTACGGGCCGAGCAACCACATACGGAGTTAATGAATACCAGCGTAGTACCTTCTTCGGCTTCCGCCATCGTTTGGTCTACTTCTTGAGCCGTGTGTAATTCTTTGAATCCACCTTCCGCGATATCCATTCGCATCGGCAGTACTAATTCAGCAGGGTACATTGACATTGCTTGATGATTTATTAAGTGATTAGACTTTTATTGGTTGATTGATACTGGTTTATAGTTGCTGGTTGTTTGTTAATGGTTGCTACTAGTTGCCTGATTTACTAGCAACAAACAACCTAAAACTAACAACTATAAACTATGCTACATGAATCCTAACTCCAATTTGGCGACGTCCGACATCATGTCCTGACTGTACGGAGGATCGAACGTTAATTCAACGGATACGTCGGATACGCCTTCGATTTCGCGTACTTTCTGTTCAACCTCTCCCGGAATTTCACCCGCGGAAGGACAAGCCGGAGAAGTGAGCGTCATGAGTACATAAACGTTATTAACCGGAAAGATTTTAATGTCATAAATCAGACCCAGCTCGTAAACATCCACGGGAATTTCAGGGTCATATACGGTCTTCAGGGCAGCTACTACCTTGTCCCGTAATTCGGATTCAGTCATTTTTAGTTTTCAGTTTATGGTTTTCAGTTTTCAGTAGCTTGCGTTTCAGTTTTCTCGTATAAACTGAAAACTGCCAACCGAAAACTGAAGACTAATCAGTTCTTCTGTAAGGCACTAAACGCCAGACCGTAGGTTTTCATTTGCTTGACCATGGAGGCCAGACCGTTGGAGCGAGTTTGGGCCAGGTGTTGCTGTAAACCTACTTTTTCCATGAAGTACAGATCGGAATTGACGATTTCATCGGGTGTATGACCCGAGTATACCCGCACTAGCATGGAAATCAGACCTTTGACGATAATTGCGTCGGAGTCAGCCGTAAAGATAACTCGGTCGCCCTGCAGTTCTGCGTGGAGCCATACCCGGCTCTGACAGCCTTTGATGATATGATCCTCGGTTTTATACTGCTCGTCCAGAGGCGTCAGTTTTTTGCCGAGGTCAATGATGTATTCGTATTTCCCTTCCCAATCGTCGAACAATTCAAACTCTTCGATGATCTCGTCCTGGGTTTCGTTAATCGTCATATCTGGTAGTTGTTGGTTGATAGTGGTTGGTAGTTTTAAGTTGATCGAATCAGTGGAAACCATCAACGAACAACCAATAACCATCAACTAAGTTACGCCATGAGCTTTTTCACTCGCTGCAAACCGGCGACTAATTTATCGATTTCTTCCATCGTGTTGTACATCGCAAACGAGGCACGGGTCGTTCCGAGAATGCAGAAACGGTCCATGACAGGTTGCGTACAGTGGTGACCCGTCCGCACGGCAATGCCCTGCTGATCGAGAATGATCCCAATGTCCTGATGGTGCACGCCTTCCAGTACGAAAGACAGTACCGAAATTTTTTCCTTCGCCTGACCAATCAGCCGAATGCCGTCCATCTGACCAATTTGCTCGGTCGCGTATTGCAGCAACTGATGTTCGTAAGCCGCGATGTTCGGTTTGCCAATCTTGGTGATGTAGTCAATCGCCGCTTTCAGGGCTACTACATCGGCGATATTGGGAGTACCAGCTTCGAATTTGTAGGGCAGGTCGTTGTACGTCGTTTTCTCGAACGTTACTTCCTTTATCATTTCTCCACCGCCCATGTAGGGGGGCATGGCTTCGAGTAAAGCCCGTTTTCCGTACAGCACACCCAGTCCGGTCGGACCGTAGATTTTATGAGCTGAAAGAGCGTAGAAATCCGCGTCCAGGTCCTGAACATCGATGTCAAGGTGGCTACTGGCCTGGGCTCCGTCAATCAGAACCACGGCACCGGCCGCGTGAGCTTTGGCAATGATTTCTTTGACGGGATTGACCGTTCCCAGGGAGTTGGAAGCGTGGTTGACGGCTACAATCTTCGTGCGTTCGGAGAGCATACCCTCGAACGTGTAGAGATC
Coding sequences within it:
- a CDS encoding SUF system Fe-S cluster assembly protein translates to MTESELRDKVVAALKTVYDPEIPVDVYELGLIYDIKIFPVNNVYVLMTLTSPACPSAGEIPGEVEQKVREIEGVSDVSVELTFDPPYSQDMMSDVAKLELGFM
- a CDS encoding SufS family cysteine desulfurase, translating into MTTTSTIPFDIERIRADFPILDQEINGRKLVYFDNAATTQKPIPVIEALMNYYRGYNANIHRGIHTLAEKATADFEASRRAVRDFLNAPSAEEIIFTSGTTMSINLVAQTYGRHFLKEGDEIIISGLEHHSNIVPWQMLAGEKGLTIRAIPVLENGELDLYTFEGMLSERTKIVAVNHASNSLGTVNPVKEIIAKAHAAGAVVLIDGAQASSHLDIDVQDLDADFYALSAHKIYGPTGLGVLYGKRALLEAMPPYMGGGEMIKEVTFEKTTYNDLPYKFEAGTPNIADVVALKAAIDYITKIGKPNIAAYEHQLLQYATEQIGQMDGIRLIGQAKEKISVLSFVLEGVHHQDIGIILDQQGIAVRTGHHCTQPVMDRFCILGTTRASFAMYNTMEEIDKLVAGLQRVKKLMA
- a CDS encoding SufE family protein, encoding MTINETQDEIIEEFELFDDWEGKYEYIIDLGKKLTPLDEQYKTEDHIIKGCQSRVWLHAELQGDRVIFTADSDAIIVKGLISMLVRVYSGHTPDEIVNSDLYFMEKVGLQQHLAQTRSNGLASMVKQMKTYGLAFSALQKN
- a CDS encoding BrxA/BrxB family bacilliredoxin, whose amino-acid sequence is MYPAELVLPMRMDIAEGGFKELHTAQEVDQTMAEAEEGTTLVFINSVCGCSARTARPGVKYAVNNSQFKPDRLATVFAGVDMEATAKVREYTLPYPPSSPAIALFKDGELVHFVERHHIEGRPAEVIAQHLEMVFEEFCSPAEA